The segment GGCTGGATGCATGTCGTCCGAACATCGGACGAATCAGCCTGCCGGGGGCGTCGAACCCGCGCTGCTCAAGGAGCGTCGGCGACGCGACAGGCATAGAACGTTTGAAACGAAGACCCGTTGACAGGGGTTCGTAAAAAACCTGGAATCGAACCCGGAGCCGATTATCTAGGGTTAATCCCGATACGGCGCACAACATTTCAAACACTTTACTTTGTTACAAAGGCGCAACACTTTGCAACCCGCGGACTCGGGTGTCCGTTCTAGAGTGGAAGGCCCTTTTGGCGATCCTTGTCACCCGTGACTGCCGGCAGCGTGATTCCGGCACATGAAGCGGGACGGGATGCCGGATTTTATCTCAAAATCGATCGCGAGCCCCTGCACAAGGCAAGATTCGCGCAGCGCGACGCACGGCCTTGTTTACAATGCCGGATTATTCAGTCCGGGCGAACGTCGGCATGCGAACCCGCCGCAACGCTCAATCACCGAATCACCGCACGCATATTTTGGAATCTCTCACCCCTGCCCAGCGCAACGCCCACAACGCGAAGCTGTCGAGCTACGCGCACCGGCCGATCGCGTTCCTGTTCCGCTACATCCGCCTGCACCCCGTCGCCCACCTCATCGTGCTGTGCAGCGTGCTGGCCGCCGTCGGCTGCGCACTCGGCTCGCAATACGCGATCAAGCACCTGATCGACGTGCTGGCAACCGGGCGCCATCATCCGGGCCCGCTGTGGAGCGCGTTCGCGCTGCTCGTCGGGCTGATCGCGGCCGACAACCTGCTGTGGCGCGTCGGCGGCTGGGTCGCCGCGCACACGTTCGTCGCGGTCACCGGCGACCTGCGGCGCGACCTGTTCCAGTACCTGATCGGCCATTCGCCGACCTACTACTCGGAAAAGCAGCCCGGCACGCTCGCGAGCCGCATCACCGCCACGTCGAACGCGGTCTACACGTCCGAGAACACGATGGCGTGGAACGTGCTTCCACCGTGCATCGCGGTGATGGGCGCGATCCTGATGATCATCGTCGTCAATCCGTTGATGGCCGCCGGCCTGCTCGGCTGCTCGGCCGTGCTGTCCGTCATCCTGTTCAAGCTCGCCGGGCGCGGCTCGGCCCGCCACCATGCGTTCGCCGCAAAGGCCGCGGCGGTCGACGGCGAACTCGTCGACGTGATCGGCAACATGGGCCTCGTGCGTGCGTTCGGGATGACGCTGCGCGAACAGAAGCGCTTCGGCGCGACGGTCAAGGCCGAGATGGACGCGCGCCAGCAGAGCCTGCTCTATCTCGAGAAGCTGCGCCTGCTGCACGCGGTGATCACCGCGATGCTGTCCGCCGGCTTGCTCGGCTGGGCACTGTGGCTGTGGGACCAGGGCCGCGCGACGTCGGGCGACATCGTGCTCGTCAGCTCGCTCGGCTTCACGATCCTGCACGGCACGCGCGATCTCGCGGTCGCGCTCGTCGATGTCACGCAGCACATCGCGCGCCTGTCCGAAGCCGTGAAGACGCTGCTCGAGCCGCACGGGATGCAGGACCACTCCGACGCGCAACCGCTGTCGGCCAAGGGCGGCCGCGTCGACTTCGAGCGCGTGACCTTCGCGTATCCGCACCGCCGCGCGATCCTCGACCACTTCGACCTCCATATCGAACCGGGTCAGCGCGTCGGCCTGATCGGCAAGTCGGGCGCCGGCAAGTCGACCGTGCTCGCACTGCTGCAGCGCTTCTACGATACGCAGGACGGCATCGTGAAGGTCGACGGCCAGGACGTGAAGACGATCACGCAGGACAGCCTGCGCCACGCGATCGCGCTAGTGCCGCAGGACATCTCGCTGCTGCACCGGACGATCTACGACAACATCGCGTACGGCCGCCCCGATGCGACCCGCGACCAGGTGCTCGCCGCCGCGCGCGACGCGCGCTGCGCGGAGTTCATCGAGGCAATGCCGGAAGGCTATGACACGATCGTCGGCGACCGCGGCGTCAAGCTGTCCGGCGGCCAGCGCCAGCGCATCGCGATCGCACGCGCGATCCTGAAGGATGCGCCGATCCTGTTGCTCGACGAAGCGACGTCGGCGCTCGACAGCGCGTCCGAGGAAGCGATCCAGAGCGCGCTCGACCGCCTGATGGTCGGCCGCACGGTGATCGCGATCGCCCACCGCCTGTCGACGCTGCGCAACTTCGACCGGATCATCGTGATGAGCAACGGCAAGGTGATCGACGACGGCAGCCCCGACGTACTGCGCAACCGCCCTGGCCTGTATCGCGACCTGCTCGCGAAGCAGCACGGCCGCCATCACGCGGCACCCGACGGCAACACGCCGACCGGCGAACGCGTGGCCTGACGCGTCCGCGCGCAGCCGATAAAAAGCCGCCGTGCTTCACGCACCGCGGCTTTTTTCATTGCATCGGGAACGGCCTGTCGGCATGGTGCGAAACGCGCCACGCGATGCGCCGGACCTGCCGGCTAGCCGTGCTGCAGATCGCGCAGGAAGTTGTCGCGCCACACGGATACATTGTTCTCGCGAAGCTGCGCGATCATGTCCGT is part of the Burkholderia pyrrocinia genome and harbors:
- a CDS encoding ABC transporter ATP-binding protein, translated to MESLTPAQRNAHNAKLSSYAHRPIAFLFRYIRLHPVAHLIVLCSVLAAVGCALGSQYAIKHLIDVLATGRHHPGPLWSAFALLVGLIAADNLLWRVGGWVAAHTFVAVTGDLRRDLFQYLIGHSPTYYSEKQPGTLASRITATSNAVYTSENTMAWNVLPPCIAVMGAILMIIVVNPLMAAGLLGCSAVLSVILFKLAGRGSARHHAFAAKAAAVDGELVDVIGNMGLVRAFGMTLREQKRFGATVKAEMDARQQSLLYLEKLRLLHAVITAMLSAGLLGWALWLWDQGRATSGDIVLVSSLGFTILHGTRDLAVALVDVTQHIARLSEAVKTLLEPHGMQDHSDAQPLSAKGGRVDFERVTFAYPHRRAILDHFDLHIEPGQRVGLIGKSGAGKSTVLALLQRFYDTQDGIVKVDGQDVKTITQDSLRHAIALVPQDISLLHRTIYDNIAYGRPDATRDQVLAAARDARCAEFIEAMPEGYDTIVGDRGVKLSGGQRQRIAIARAILKDAPILLLDEATSALDSASEEAIQSALDRLMVGRTVIAIAHRLSTLRNFDRIIVMSNGKVIDDGSPDVLRNRPGLYRDLLAKQHGRHHAAPDGNTPTGERVA